From Paenibacillus antri:
CGCTTCGCCTCGAACGCATTGGCGCCCCAGGCGTAGATGCCATGGTTTCGCAGCAAAATTCCGGGGATTCCGGGACGGATGGCGCCGGCCACCAGTTCCGCGATTCGCGGAATTTTCGCGTAATTGGGAAGAATCGGCACTTCGATCGACGCGTTCTCTTCCCAGATGTTGAACGCCTTGATGAGCTCGACGCCTTCGATCGGGACCGCCCCGAGCGACGCGTCGTACTCGGAGATGATGTTGTTATAGATCGTATGAACGTGGAAAATGGCGCCGCATCCCGTATGCTTATAAATTTCGCAATGGATGAGCGTCTCGGCCGACGGCTTCAGCCTCGTCGGCTCCGTCGGCAAACCTTCCTGATCGACGATCAGGAAGTCTTCCGGCGTATTCGCGGCTTTATCCTTGCCGCTCGCCGTGACGGCGAAGGCGAATCGCTCGGGCGAGTACTCGCCGACGCGGACGGACAGATTGCCGCTCGTGCCGGGGAACCAGCCGCGCGCGGCGAAGTCGGTTTTGACGGCGCGCAGCTCGGCGAACGCCGCCATTCGTTGTTCCAATGGCAAATTCATTAGAGATTCTCTCCTTACGAAGTTACGGATTCGGGAGCGCCCGGGTTCGCGAGCGTCTCCAGCACGCGGATGACGTCGAAGAACGTGTCGTATTCGTGATGCGGCAGCCCGAGCTCGCGGCATCGCGTCGCCAGATGCGATCTCGCGAACACGAGGTCGGCCAGCTTCGCGCCTTCGAAATCGGTAATGCTGTCGCCGATCAGCATGCGGAAGTAGCGGTCTTCGGGAAAACGGCGGATGACCCGCGTCTTGCACATCCCGCAATCGTTCTTACAGTGCTCGTCGCAAGGATGCGGCCACACGATTTCGATCCGCTCCCCGGCGAAATCCGCCGAATTGCAGAAGATGTGCGATTCCTCGATGTCGAACGGAGCGAGCAGCGGACGGAGGAAGAAGTCGATGCCGCCGCTCGTCACGTAGAACGGTATCTCCTTCTCCCGGCACAGCTTGAGCAGCTCGGCGAAGCCGGGTCGAATGCCGGCGGTGTTCAACACGTACTGCGTAATGTCTTCCTTCAGCGACGAAGGCAGCAGCGCGAACATCTCGCCGACGCCTTGGCGGATGCTCTTCGCCCCGGAGACGATGTCGTTCACGATCTGCTCGCAGCCGGGCGGGTCGAAGTGTTTCATAATCGCGACGATGTTGTCGCTCAGCGTAATCGTGCCGTCGAAGTCGCAGAAGACGATCGGCTGCTTGTCTTGGGGCACGGCGGTCGGACGGTTCAAGTTATTTCTTCACTCCCCATAGCTCGATAGCGGCTTTCAGTTGTTCGCGGCCGGGCTCCGCGGCGTAGGCTTCGAGTTCGACGCCTTGCAGCGCCGCGTCGATCGCCTGGCGGAACGCTTGTCCGCCCGCGGCCGTTCCCATCGGATGCCCGTGGATGCCGCCGCCCGCGTTCACGACCGAACGTACGCCGAAGTCTTCGAGCAGCAGCGGCACCAGCCCCGGATGGATACCGGCGGACGGGACCGGGAAGCTCGGCTTCAACGCCCCTTCGTGCCGCGTCAACGACTCGGCGATCGCGAGCGTCTCGTCCTTCGGCATGACGACGGAGCCGTACGGCGACGGGAAGAGGACGAGATCCGCGCCAGCGAGCCGCATCAGCTTGCCGAGCAAGAGCTGCGGCGCGACGCCGTAATGCCGCGGCGGATACATCGCGCCGGAGAACGCCGGATGCGCCGCGATCGGGACGTTGATGTCCGGGTCCTCGGCGAGCTCCTGCAGCGCGTCGAAGCCATAAGCGAGCACGTTGAACAAGAGCGCGTTCGCGCCGGCGTCGATCGCCTTCTTCGCCTGCGCCCTCAGCTGCGACGTGCGGCCGGTGACGTTCGCGGCGTACAACAGCTTCTGGCCCGTCTGCTTCGAAGCGTCCCGCGCCGCCGCCATGCACGCCTCGACGCGCTTCTCGATGGGAGTGAGCGGATTTTCGAACAAAATCTCGTCGTCCTTGATCAGGTCGACCCCGCCGAGCGCTTGTTGATAGAATTGCTCTTTCAGCTCCGGCAGCTCGTAGCCGACGACCGACTTGAAGATGCTCATCAGGAGCGGACGGTCATGAACGCCGAGCAGCTCCTGCACGCCGTGAATGCCGAACTTCGGGCCCGGGCATGTCTTGCGGAAGCCGTCCGATACGTCGAGGTCGAGCAGCCGGATGCGGCCGTCCATCGACAGCTTGCCGAACGCCGTGACAAGCAGCGCCGGGATGTCGCGGCTGAAGTTGACGTCCGGGTACGCGATCTTAATGTCCGCGTACCGCTCCGCCGCAAGGCTGCCCGGGGCCGCGCCGGCTTCGGGCTCGTGCACGTCGACCGATACGACTTGGCCGAGATGCTTCTCCATGTCTTTCTTCTTCGCTTCGGGCAGTTCCGTCCAGCTGCCGACCGTCAGGCCGACGGCGATGCCCGTCGCCTTCTTATGAAAATCCGCCTTCTCGTCGAACGCGCGATACGTCGCGGTGCAAAACGAGGTCATCGGAAACCACCGCCTTCGTTAGTTTGAACATCATTCCATTATACAAGAAAAAAAGGGAAGGGTAAATTTGGGCCGGGCGCAATAGAACCGCCCGGACGGCATGGAGGCCGGTCCGGGCGGTCGGAAGGGGCGTGGGTTATTCCTTCGCTTGCTGCAGCACCGACGTCGCGATGTCGTCGCCCATCTCGCCGGCGCGGGCGGCCGCGCGGCCGATCGCTTGCACGAGGCCGTCCCGGAAGCGGAACGACTCCAGATGCTGAATGGCGGCGAACGTCGTGCCGTTCGGCGACGTCACCTTGGCGCGGAGCGCGGCGGGGTCTTCGCCGGTCGATTCGACCATATGCGCCGCGCCGAGCACCGTCTGGACGACGAGCTCGCGCGCCTCCCGTTCGGTCAGTCCTCCCTGTACGCCGGCATCGATCATCGCTTCCATCAAGTAGTACACGTACGCCGGACCGGAGCCGGAGACGCCCGTGACGACATTAAGCAGCCCCTCTTCGAGCGGAACGGCTTTCCCGACCGCGCGCAGCATCTGCAGCGCCATCTCGCGCTGTTCGGCGGAGACGGAGGAGGAGAAGGCGATGCCCGTGGCGCCGAGGCCGATCGTCGAAGACGTGTTCGGCATCGTCCGGACGATCGGTTGGACGCGGCCGAGCAGCCGCTCGATCGTATCGATCGACAGTCCCGCCACGACCGACAGCAGCAGCTGCTCGGGCCGGAGGGCGTCCCGGAATTCGATCATAGCGGCGCCGACGTCCTTCGGCTTCATCGCGAGCACGACGATGTCGGCTTCCCGGACGAGCCGCTGCCGCTCCGCGTCGTCGTTCGTCTCCGGCACGCGGATGCCGTAGGCCGCCTTCAAGTCGTCCAAGCGGCTCCGGTTATGACGGTTCAGCACGACGACCGACAACGAACGGACGAGCTTCGCCTCGACGATGCCGCGCAGCAGCGCTTCGGACATCGAGCCGGCGCCGATGAAGGCGATCGTTTGTTCCTTAAGCATGGGGATTCTCCTCTACTGACGTATTTGGCCGTCTCCGACGACGATGTACTTGGACGACGTCAACGCCGGCAAGCCCATCGGACCGCGGGCGTGCAGCTTCTGCGTGCTGATGCCGATTTCGGCGCCGAAGCCGAATTCGAAGCCGTCCGTGAAGCGGGTGGAGGCGTTATGGTAGACCGCGGCCGCGTCGACCTCTTGCAGGAAGCGGCGCGCGTTCGCCTCGTCGTTCGTGACGATGCACTCGGAATGGCGCGTGCCGAAACGGTCGATATGCTCGAGCGCCGCGTCGAGATCGTCGACGACCTTCACGTTCAAGATGTAGTCGTTATACTCCGTCGCGTAGTCCTCGTCGCCGGCCGGCTTCATCCATGCGACGCGCGCTCTGGCGTCGTCGGATCCGCGCAGCTCCACGTTCCGTTCGCGGAACGCTTCGGCGAACGTCTCGAGATGGACCGCAGCGAAGTCGCGATGCATGAGCAGCGTCTCCATGCTGTTGCATACCGAGGGACGCTGCACCTTCGCGTTGAGCGCGATGTCGAGCGCCATGGCCGGTTCGGCCGACGCGTCGACGTACGTATGGCAGACGCCCGCGCCCGTCTCGATGACGGGCACCGTCGCGTTCTGTACGACCGTCCGGATGAGCGAGGCGCCGCCGCGCGGAATGACGCAGTCGAGCAGCCCGTTCAGCTTCAGCAACTCGTCGACGGAGCCGCGGCTCGGATCGTTCACGAGCTGCACCGCCTCCGGCGGCACGTCCGTCGCCGCGAGCGCGTCTTGGATCACTTCGACGATCTTGGCGTTGGAGGACAGGGCGGAGGAGCCGCCGCGGAGCAGCACCGCGTTGCCGGTCTTGAGGCACAGCGACGCCGCGTCGACGGTGACGTTCGGCCGCGCTTCGTAGATGATGCCGATCAGCCCGAGCGGCACGCGCACCTGACGGATGCGCAGGCCGTTCGGCCGCTCGATATCGGCGAGCGCTTCGCCGACAGGATCCGGCAGCGCCTCGACTTCCCGTACGCCGAGCGCCATCGCTTCGATCCGCTGCGGCGTCAGCGCGAGCCGGTCGAGCAGCGACGTCGACATGCCGCTATCGCGTCCTCGCGCTAAATCCTCCGCGTTCGCATCGACGATTTCGCCGCTTCGCGCGATCAGCGCGTCGGCGATGCTCCGCAGCGCGGCGTTCTTCGCCGCCGTCGAAAGACTTCCCATGCGGCTCGTCGTCCGCTTGGCGAGGGCCGCCTTATCTCTAACTTCGCTCATTCGTTCATTCCCCCGATTCGGTACATAGTTTAAAATAAGACCCATTCGTCGCGATGGATGACTTCGATGCGCGACACGTCCAGCCGCCTCAGCACTTCCTCCGAGGACAGGCCGGCCGCCGCCTGCAGCTGCCAAGCCGCGTAGTTGACGACCCCTCGCCCGATCCGCTTGCCGTCCTCGAGCGCGACCTCGATGACGTCGCCCGGATGGAAGTCGCCTTCGACTTGCTTGACGCCGGCGGGGAGGAGGCTCTTGCCGCCTTCCGCGAGCGCCCGGCGGGCACCGTCGTCGACGACGACGCGGCCCTGCGGCACCGAGTGGAAGCCGACCCATTGCTTCTTCACCGACAGCTTCTGGAGCTCGGCGTCGAAATACGTGCCGTCGCCTTCGCCCGTCGCCGCTCGAAGCACGTCCCCCGGCGCGTTCGCGCGGCCGATGAACGTTCGCACCCCGCCGCGAATGGCGATGCGTGCCGCCTCGAGCTTCGAACGCATGCCGCCCGTGCCGACGGAGGAGCCGCTGCCGCCGGCCATCCGGAACAAGTCGTCGTTCAGCTCGGAGACGCGGTCGATGCGCCGGGCGTTCGGATTTTTCCGCGGGTCCTCGGTATACAGCCCGTTCATGTCGGTGCAGATGACGAGGCAGCGGGCCTGCACGAGATTCGCGACCAACGCGGACAGCGTGTCGTTGTCGCCGAACTTCAGCTCGTTGACGGAGACGGTGTCGTTCTCGTTAATGATCGGGACGACGCCCCGATTGAGCAGCTCCTCGAGCGTAGCGGACGCGTTGCGAATGCGCCCCCGCGCAGAGAAGTCGTAGCGGGTAAGCAGTACCTGCGCGACGACGAGCCCGCGGCTCGCGAACGCTTCGTTGTACGCTTGCATCAGAAGCGCTTGGCCGACGGCGGCCGACGCTTGCTTCTCGTGCGTCGCCTTGGGCCGCTTGGCGAACCCGAGCCGGGCGAAACCGGCGGCGACCGCGCCGGACGTGACGAGCACGACCTGTTCTCCGGTCGCCGCGATGTTCGCGAGCTCCTCCGCGTAATAATCGATTTGCTCCCTTCGCAAGCCTCCCTCGGTCGCGGTGAGCGAGCTGCTGCCGATCTTGACGACGGTGCGTCGTCGATTCGTGCCGGTCATGACGGACGGCGCCTCCTTGTTTTCCAAAAATAAAAAAACAGCCCTTCATCCTTCAATCGTTAAAGGACGAAAGCTGCTCTTGTCGGTTGCTCCCGCGGTACCACCTTTATTGACGGCAATAGGGCGACGTCCGCGTAAACGCGTCGTCGGCTTCGGATGCCGTCCGGCTCCATGCCCTCGTATCAGGAGGGTGCACTGTCCGACTCGTCGCCGGCCGTTCCGGGGTGGGTCGGCGTGTCCTGCGGCGACGGATTCTTCCAGCTGACGAATCCGTTCTCTGTACGCCCGTTCGAACGCTTACTGGCCCCTTCATCACGTTAGGGTAATGAAGTTTTTCAATACTATACCATCCCGCGCCGCGGTTTGTAAATAAGCGTCCGCGCATTCGCGCCCCGTTCGCAACATCTTGGCGCCGAACGTCGTCTTCAAGAGTAAGAGGTGAGGCAAGTGTACAAAATGTCGTACGGCTCGATCCTTCTCATGTGCTTTCTCATCTTCGCGTTGGGCGGACAAGACCGTCTTTCTTGGGCGCCGGGGCCGGCGATGCCGGAAACCGCCGTTCGAACGGAGGCGCGGGCGGAGGCGCGGCCGCAGGTGCGGATCGCCGCCGTCGACGACGTCGACGCGCCGCCCGCGGCGACCGATGCGGGAAGGAAGAAGGGCGACGCCGTCGCGCTTCCGGATCCGGTTGCGCTCGCGGCGCCGGTCGGGCTGAAGTCGCCGACCGCCGAGGCCGCCTGCGCCGCGGGCTTTGCGTTGTCGCTGCCCCCGGAAGCGGACGAACGCTATCGGCAGCTCGACTGGGTGACCGAAGAGGGCGTGTCCGCGACGATCCGATTCGAATTCGCGAATGGCGGACTGCTGGAGCTTACGCAGTCGACGAACGATCAAGAACTTGACGTCACGGGCTCGTTAAGCACGGCTCCGCCGCCGCCGCTGCCGCTGCCTAGGATGACCCCAACCGCGTCGATGCCGGCGATCGACATCGCTTGGCAGGACGGGAGCCGCCGGTACGCCCTACGATCCTTCGGTTTAACGGAGAACGAAACGAGGGCGTGGATCCGCTCGCTCGAATCGGCCCGCGCGGGATGTTCCGCGCCGATGTCCTAGTCGAGGGCGGGGGTGGAGACGTCGTTTTCCCGGCCGATTTCCCGGTCCCGAAGGGACGATTATCCCTTGCGGTCGGGACGCCGCTCGTCATACGATGCCTACGAAGCAACGAATCGGATGACCGGGGGAATGTCCGCTTGATCCACGTGCCCGTATCGTTCCTGCGGCTCAGCGGAGGCCTGCTTGCCGCGGGAGGAATGACTTTGTTCATCGTACAGCTCGTTCATTTGGACGATAAGCCCTCCGGCTTGATGGAACTGAACTATTTCGTCGAGGTGGCCGCAGGCGCCCATGCGGCTTTGGCGTTGGCAACGCCGCCCATGATCGTCGGCTTAACCGGACTCTATTTTCGAATGTCCGCGAGCCTCCGGTGGTGGGGGTGGGCAGGCTATGTCGGCATGCTTTGCTTCTTCCTGATCGAGCTGTTTCGCGCCGCGCTGCCCGTTTATCAGTACCCGGCGCTATACCGAGGGATCCGGACCAAGGAGCAATTGCGCGAGGTCAATGCGCTCGTCGAGAGTTTACGATCGCAGGACGGGTTCCCGGCGCTGATCGAGCTGGCGGCGACGCCGCTCGGCACGCTCGGGTTCCTCCTGACGGCCGTGTCGCTCCTTCGCGGGAACGCGCTTCCGAAGCTTCCTGCGCTGTTGATGCTGGCGCCGCCTGCGTCGCTGGCGCTGCCCTGGGACGGACTGGACCCGTACGCCCACGCGGCGGCCTTATTCGCATACGTCTATTACGGCTGCTTGCTGGCGTTCGGCCTCCCGCCCGCGCCGCCGACGGCAGCCGCAGCCCCATGACGCGCTTTACATCCGCTCCGGCGCTTCGACGCCGAGCAAACCGAGGGCGGCTTGCAGCGTGTCGGCGGCCGCTCGCGCCAGACGGAGTTTCGCCGCGGCTTCGGCCGGGTCGTCGACGA
This genomic window contains:
- a CDS encoding glutamate-5-semialdehyde dehydrogenase translates to MSEVRDKAALAKRTTSRMGSLSTAAKNAALRSIADALIARSGEIVDANAEDLARGRDSGMSTSLLDRLALTPQRIEAMALGVREVEALPDPVGEALADIERPNGLRIRQVRVPLGLIGIIYEARPNVTVDAASLCLKTGNAVLLRGGSSALSSNAKIVEVIQDALAATDVPPEAVQLVNDPSRGSVDELLKLNGLLDCVIPRGGASLIRTVVQNATVPVIETGAGVCHTYVDASAEPAMALDIALNAKVQRPSVCNSMETLLMHRDFAAVHLETFAEAFRERNVELRGSDDARARVAWMKPAGDEDYATEYNDYILNVKVVDDLDAALEHIDRFGTRHSECIVTNDEANARRFLQEVDAAAVYHNASTRFTDGFEFGFGAEIGISTQKLHARGPMGLPALTSSKYIVVGDGQIRQ
- the proB gene encoding glutamate 5-kinase, which codes for MTGTNRRRTVVKIGSSSLTATEGGLRREQIDYYAEELANIAATGEQVVLVTSGAVAAGFARLGFAKRPKATHEKQASAAVGQALLMQAYNEAFASRGLVVAQVLLTRYDFSARGRIRNASATLEELLNRGVVPIINENDTVSVNELKFGDNDTLSALVANLVQARCLVICTDMNGLYTEDPRKNPNARRIDRVSELNDDLFRMAGGSGSSVGTGGMRSKLEAARIAIRGGVRTFIGRANAPGDVLRAATGEGDGTYFDAELQKLSVKKQWVGFHSVPQGRVVVDDGARRALAEGGKSLLPAGVKQVEGDFHPGDVIEVALEDGKRIGRGVVNYAAWQLQAAAGLSSEEVLRRLDVSRIEVIHRDEWVLF
- the proC gene encoding pyrroline-5-carboxylate reductase, translating into MLKEQTIAFIGAGSMSEALLRGIVEAKLVRSLSVVVLNRHNRSRLDDLKAAYGIRVPETNDDAERQRLVREADIVVLAMKPKDVGAAMIEFRDALRPEQLLLSVVAGLSIDTIERLLGRVQPIVRTMPNTSSTIGLGATGIAFSSSVSAEQREMALQMLRAVGKAVPLEEGLLNVVTGVSGSGPAYVYYLMEAMIDAGVQGGLTEREARELVVQTVLGAAHMVESTGEDPAALRAKVTSPNGTTFAAIQHLESFRFRDGLVQAIGRAAARAGEMGDDIATSVLQQAKE
- a CDS encoding 2,3-diketo-5-methylthiopentyl-1-phosphate enolase is translated as MTSFCTATYRAFDEKADFHKKATGIAVGLTVGSWTELPEAKKKDMEKHLGQVVSVDVHEPEAGAAPGSLAAERYADIKIAYPDVNFSRDIPALLVTAFGKLSMDGRIRLLDLDVSDGFRKTCPGPKFGIHGVQELLGVHDRPLLMSIFKSVVGYELPELKEQFYQQALGGVDLIKDDEILFENPLTPIEKRVEACMAAARDASKQTGQKLLYAANVTGRTSQLRAQAKKAIDAGANALLFNVLAYGFDALQELAEDPDINVPIAAHPAFSGAMYPPRHYGVAPQLLLGKLMRLAGADLVLFPSPYGSVVMPKDETLAIAESLTRHEGALKPSFPVPSAGIHPGLVPLLLEDFGVRSVVNAGGGIHGHPMGTAAGGQAFRQAIDAALQGVELEAYAAEPGREQLKAAIELWGVKK
- the mtnB gene encoding methylthioribulose 1-phosphate dehydratase — its product is MNLPLEQRMAAFAELRAVKTDFAARGWFPGTSGNLSVRVGEYSPERFAFAVTASGKDKAANTPEDFLIVDQEGLPTEPTRLKPSAETLIHCEIYKHTGCGAIFHVHTIYNNIISEYDASLGAVPIEGVELIKAFNIWEENASIEVPILPNYAKIPRIAELVAGAIRPGIPGILLRNHGIYAWGANAFEAKRHLEAFEFLFEHRYKYLLLTK
- a CDS encoding 2-hydroxy-3-keto-5-methylthiopentenyl-1-phosphate phosphatase — encoded protein: MNRPTAVPQDKQPIVFCDFDGTITLSDNIVAIMKHFDPPGCEQIVNDIVSGAKSIRQGVGEMFALLPSSLKEDITQYVLNTAGIRPGFAELLKLCREKEIPFYVTSGGIDFFLRPLLAPFDIEESHIFCNSADFAGERIEIVWPHPCDEHCKNDCGMCKTRVIRRFPEDRYFRMLIGDSITDFEGAKLADLVFARSHLATRCRELGLPHHEYDTFFDVIRVLETLANPGAPESVTS